One part of the Haliotis asinina isolate JCU_RB_2024 chromosome 2, JCU_Hal_asi_v2, whole genome shotgun sequence genome encodes these proteins:
- the LOC137274148 gene encoding scavenger receptor class F member 1-like yields MNRIKWATLVTVAILAAATSKVKGQRSCSTDGCLHGNGNLRCQSCQPGCYGSTCRSQCRGRCHTDGCERQTGQCFRCRPGVYGRDCDQTCPRHCADSVIGGNVYCERETGACAEACVQETAGTHCTELCPPNCKHRTCNKQTKKCIAGCETGWTGDYCNTSCDNCLMEKCNDKGYCLLGCKPGFFGQNCDRRCLHCWTTGCDRDSGICEQCHPGYHGPNCAATCPETCYKSREGYRNCDRHTKACLEGCEPGWHGTHCNTPCSISCTSARCYSHDGSCVDGCVPGFYGKHCHKRCIHGNCKNNTCDHHGHCKECKDGWFGKDCKQLCTAQCESCLRDTGQCSRCFDGYHGTDCTDKCSETCHICDSDGNCCRDLKYGTQCQYSCSQECETCDQTTGACTKCREGQSLKDGKCAPKVAEYYPSSGEDSVKHMRHKFNFIFIFFTYLCMRYDLA; encoded by the exons ATGAATCGAATAAAGTGGGCAACTCTGGTGACTGTGGCAATCCTGGCAGCGGCAACTTCGAAAGTCAAAG GTCAACGTTCATGTTCTACGGATGGTTGTCTCCATGGTAACGGTAATCTACGATGTCAATCATGCCAGCCAGGGTGTTACGGCTCAACATGTCGTTCCCAATGCCGTGGACGTTGCCATACGGACGGTTGTGAGAGACAAACTGGCCAGTGTTTCAGATGCCGACCGGGGGTCTACGGAAGAGACTGTGACCAAACATGCCCACGTCATTGCGCCGACAGTGTGATAGGCGGGAATGTCTACTGTGAGCGAGAAACAGGTGCTTGTGCTGAAGCATGTGTACAAGAAACGGCCGGTACACACTGTACTGAACTATGTCCGCCCAACTGCAAACATCGAACCtgtaacaagcaaacaaaaaagtGTATCGCCGGGTGTGAGACAGGCTGGACAGGAGACTACTGTAATACATCATGTGACAACTGTCTGATGGAAAAATGCAATGACAAGGGCTACTGTCTCTTGGGCTGTAAACCTGGCTTCTTCGGACAAAACTGTGATAGGAGATGTCTACACTGCTGGACTACTGGCTGTGACAGAGATTCCGGAATCTGTGAACAGTGTCATCCTGGTTACCATGGCCCCAACTGCGCCGCTACTTGTCCTGAAACCTGCTATAAAAGCCGGGAGGGTTATAGAAACTGTGACCGACACACCAAAGCGTGTCTAGAGGGCTGTGAACCTGGATGGCACGGGACCCATTGTAACACGCCGTGCAGCATCTCATGTACATCAGCCCGATGTTACAGCCATGACGGATCCTGTGTAGACGGATGTGTACCCGGTTTCTATGGCAAACACTGCCACAAGAGATGCATTCATGGaaactgtaaaaacaacacttgtgaCCACCACGGTCATTGTAAGGAATGCAAAGATGGTTGGTTTGGAAAAGACTGTAAGCAACTTTGCACAGCACAATGCGAGTCATGTCTTCGCGACACTGGACAATGTTCACGGTGCTTTGATGGCTATCATGGTACTGACTGTACTGATAAATGCAGTGAAACCTGTCACATATGTGACAGTGACGGCAACTGTTGTAGAGATCTGAAATACGGAACTCAGTGTCAGTACTCATGTAGCCAGGAATGTGAGACATGCGACCAGACAACGGGGGCGTGTACAAAATGTAGAGAAGGACAATCCCTTAAAGATGGCAAATGTGCCCCAAAAGTGGCTGAATATTATCCATCTTCGGGAGAAGATTCCGTGAAGCATATGAGACATAAAttcaattttattttcattttcttcactTATCTGTGCATGCGCTATGACTTGGCGTAG
- the LOC137274169 gene encoding multiple epidermal growth factor-like domains protein 10, with amino-acid sequence MIAAVILLVIIIAKGTESRDDFHNKYCKTGCRGPLNGHYCQQCKYGCYGVDCTRHCRRCDISGCDRMTGICYRCKPGYYGESCQNRCPRGCTSNGYEDCDRDTGVCLQGCRVGYHGRKCDRLCPQNCKSSICQKETGRCSYGCRDGWWGTYCTDSTPSCPNCVHGLCASDGKCKARCLPGFYGQYCERKCVNCHTTGCDKNSGRCDECSPGFYGRWCNLQCNSNCYTGLNKQRRCHRDTGRCLEGCVERWHGDLCNNRCSSNCKDSRCFSDDGSCVDGCEEGWTGVHCNQEFNCLRGIHDSDGECLLGCIHGWTGRTCHIKCPFHCQTCDADTGQCIQCPPGYYGAACAHECSLSCNNLTCDMDGTCIDGCIDGMFGDRCQYTCQWPCSSCTQGGKCTGCLPGYKLLGRQCRDTVPYTMASSMAALEVLSHSTGNILQVEAIVLFTLVLASLYSRQ; translated from the exons ATGATTGCTGCTGTCATCCTTCTTGTCATAATTATTGCTAAAG GTACTGAGTCGAGAGATGACTTCCATAACAAGTACTGCAAGACCGGATGTCGGGGTCCGCTGAACGGACACTATTGTCAACAATGTAAATATGGTTGCTATGGAGTTGACTGTACACGCCACTGCAGGCGATGTGACATCAGCGGCTGTGACAGAATGACCGGGATCTGCTACAGATGCAAACCTGGCTACTATGGCGAGAGCTGCCAGAATCGCTGTCCCCGAGGCTGCACATCCAATGGGTATGAAGACTGTGACAGAGACACGGGAGTGTGTTTACAAGGCTGCAGAGTTGGGTATCACGGCAGAAAGTGTGACCGTCTGTGTCCCCAAAACTGTAAGAGTTCAATTTGCCAGAAAGAAACAGGTCGTTGTTCGTACGGGTGCAGAGACGGCTGGTGGGGAACATACTGCACGGACTCTACTCCCAGTTGTCCGAACTGTGTTCATGGACTATGTGCGTCAGACGGGAAGTGCAAAGCACGTTGCTTACCAGGGTTTTATGGACAATATTGTGAAAGAAAGTGTGTAAACTGTCACACAACTGGATGTGACAAGAATTCTGGAAGATGTGACGAATGTTCTCCCGGTTTCTATGGCCGTTGGTGTAACCTACAATGTAACAGCAACTGTTATACGGGACTGAATAAACAACGTCGCTGTCACCGAGACACGGGCAGATGCCTGGAAGGGTGTGTAGAACGCTGGCATGGGGACCTCTGCAACAATCGCTGCAGCAGCAACTGTAAAGACTCCAGATGCTTCAGCGACGATGGGTCCTGCGTGGATGGATGTGAAGAAGGTTGGACAGGGGTACACTGCAATCAGGAATTCAACTGTCTTCGAGGCATACATGACAGTGACGGAGAATGCCTCCTGGGTTGTATACATGGGTGGACAGGACGGACATGTCATATCAAGTGTCCCTTTCATTGTCAGACCTGTGATGCAGACACGGGTCAATGCATCCAATGTCCACCAGGATATTATGGTGCAGCTTGTGCTCATGAGTGCAGTCTGTCCTGCAACAACCTGACCTGCGATATGGACGGTACTTGCATAGACGGGTGTATAGACGGAATGTTCGGTGACCGGTGCCAATATACGTGTCAGTGGCCGTGCTCCTCTTGCACCCAGGGTGGGAAATGTACGGGGTGTCTTCCCGGGTATAAGTTATTGGGAAGACAATGCAGAGACACTGTTCCTTATACCATGGCATCATCAATGGCTGCTTTAGAAGTTCTTTCACACAGCACAG